A stretch of the Chlamydia pecorum E58 genome encodes the following:
- the lspA gene encoding signal peptidase II has translation MASSSRNIFITILSFVLFDWATKFAVLLGYKSCASHPKLYTHNWGGLSFSIFPTFNEGAAFGLFTNYKKFLLIFRLCVIVGILAYLFFKRKSLSSLTRFALILLCSGAIGNVGDIFFYGHVIDFLAFSYRSFAFPTFNFSDVFISLGTLLLVYKLYFPKKQKTNSI, from the coding sequence ATGGCCTCGTCATCTCGAAATATATTTATAACTATCCTCTCCTTCGTTCTCTTTGACTGGGCCACAAAATTTGCTGTCCTACTAGGATATAAAAGCTGTGCTTCTCACCCCAAATTATATACTCATAATTGGGGGGGGCTGTCCTTCTCCATCTTTCCCACTTTCAATGAAGGCGCCGCCTTTGGTCTTTTTACAAATTATAAAAAATTTTTATTAATCTTTCGTCTATGTGTTATTGTAGGCATTCTTGCCTATCTTTTTTTTAAAAGAAAATCTTTATCATCTCTCACACGCTTTGCACTCATTTTGCTTTGCTCTGGGGCTATAGGGAACGTAGGAGATATCTTTTTCTACGGTCATGTGATTGACTTCCTTGCTTTCAGTTATAGAAGCTTTGCATTCCCCACATTCAATTTCTCTGACGTCTTTATTTCTTTAGGAACACTATTATTAGTATATAAACTTTATTTTCCTAAAAAACAAAAGACAAATAGTATATAA
- a CDS encoding amino acid carrier protein — MMALLSSFDDFFWSYIAFVVIILLGCTLSWKSRFSQFTKFPQFCRLLRHYTQTAENGDSPSEKGVHPLKVFFASAGGNIGIGNIVGIVTAACIGGPGALFWVWIAGIFGSIVKYSEVYLGIKFRKVDSDGVYQGGPIYFLNKAYKTPLISYIVAVLLCIYGVEIYQFSVITESLASCWEIPKFIPMLALLLLVIYAVQGGLQRVGKICTKILPVFMTIYCASALYILFKEYQHIPQMLSSVFTSAFTGHGALGGFAGCTVITTIHQGISRAAYSGDIGIGFDSIIQSESSAKDPSSQAQLSIVGIAVDNLICTLSLLMVLASGSWSLGFDNALQAVEHTLTSYFPAAKYFLPAFFFVTGYTTIISYFLVGKKCAKFLYGNYGTKIYTLYGFIALPAFCFLNQNTALLIMSISGALLLCFNLLGVYLLRKEIRFPEKEVSLSSKSLPSLSE, encoded by the coding sequence ATGATGGCACTCTTATCGTCTTTTGATGATTTTTTCTGGTCCTACATTGCATTTGTAGTGATTATTTTGCTGGGGTGTACCTTATCTTGGAAGTCTCGCTTTTCCCAGTTCACAAAGTTTCCTCAGTTCTGCCGACTTCTACGTCACTATACACAAACAGCTGAAAATGGCGACTCCCCCTCCGAAAAGGGTGTCCATCCTTTAAAGGTATTTTTTGCTTCTGCTGGAGGCAACATAGGAATTGGGAACATTGTCGGTATTGTCACTGCTGCATGCATAGGAGGCCCAGGAGCATTATTTTGGGTGTGGATAGCGGGAATTTTTGGTTCTATAGTGAAGTATTCCGAGGTGTATCTTGGAATTAAGTTTCGCAAGGTCGATAGCGACGGCGTGTATCAGGGTGGGCCTATATATTTTCTTAACAAAGCTTATAAAACTCCCCTGATCTCCTATATTGTTGCCGTGTTATTATGTATCTATGGCGTGGAGATCTACCAGTTTTCGGTAATTACCGAAAGTTTAGCTTCGTGTTGGGAAATCCCTAAGTTCATCCCCATGCTTGCTTTACTCCTTCTTGTTATCTATGCCGTACAGGGGGGGCTACAGCGAGTAGGGAAAATCTGCACCAAGATTCTTCCTGTATTCATGACGATTTACTGTGCTAGCGCTCTTTATATCCTCTTTAAGGAGTATCAGCATATCCCTCAGATGCTCTCTTCTGTGTTCACCTCTGCATTTACAGGACATGGTGCTCTTGGAGGATTTGCAGGATGTACAGTCATTACAACCATCCATCAAGGGATCTCTAGAGCTGCCTATTCTGGGGATATAGGCATTGGCTTTGACTCTATTATCCAAAGTGAAAGCTCTGCCAAAGATCCAAGTTCCCAAGCGCAGCTTAGTATTGTGGGGATTGCTGTAGATAACCTGATTTGCACGTTAAGCCTCCTTATGGTGTTGGCTTCCGGGTCATGGTCTTTAGGGTTTGATAATGCCTTGCAGGCGGTAGAGCACACCTTAACCTCCTACTTCCCCGCGGCAAAGTACTTCCTCCCAGCGTTCTTCTTTGTCACAGGATATACAACCATTATTTCCTACTTCCTCGTTGGGAAAAAATGCGCGAAATTTCTCTATGGCAACTATGGGACGAAGATCTACACCCTCTATGGGTTCATCGCTCTGCCTGCGTTTTGTTTCCTAAATCAGAACACAGCCCTGCTTATCATGTCGATTTCAGGAGCTCTGTTGCTATGCTTTAACCTACTCGGAGTCTATCTCCTGAGAAAAGAAATCCGGTTCCCAGAAAAGGAGGTCTCTCTATCTTCTAAAAGCCTCCCCTCTCTATCGGAATAA
- a CDS encoding TrmH family RNA methyltransferase, with product MEFLGKHNPKIKEALALKRTKSRKGEFFLVEGVREIRKALDAGYPFQHLLCTANLSEEEESLCQEAAKRSIAIFFFHEESLSELSYKENSGHVIAVVRKTFLSTQEFLASRRNPVPFYLIIEQVEKPGNVGALLRTGDGVGVDGVILCDPIVDLYNPNVIRSSLGTVFTLPVLCASLPEVLQLIRKESWEVYVTSPRAKKLYFEETFLAPTAIVFGSEKDGLMQPWFHERFKEITLPMRGKADSLNLSTSVAAIAYEVLRQRMVSM from the coding sequence ATGGAGTTCTTAGGAAAACACAATCCTAAAATCAAAGAGGCTTTAGCGTTAAAACGAACTAAATCTCGTAAGGGAGAGTTCTTTCTTGTGGAAGGGGTGCGGGAGATCCGAAAAGCCTTAGATGCTGGGTATCCTTTTCAGCATCTTCTATGTACTGCAAATCTCTCTGAAGAGGAAGAAAGTTTGTGTCAAGAGGCAGCAAAGCGCTCTATAGCGATATTTTTTTTCCACGAAGAGTCTTTGTCAGAGCTTTCTTATAAGGAGAACTCCGGTCATGTCATTGCGGTAGTACGGAAAACCTTTTTAAGTACGCAAGAATTTTTAGCTTCCAGAAGAAATCCTGTCCCGTTTTATCTCATCATTGAGCAGGTAGAAAAACCAGGAAACGTTGGAGCACTCTTAAGAACCGGAGATGGAGTGGGAGTGGACGGAGTGATCCTCTGTGATCCTATCGTAGATCTATACAATCCTAATGTCATTCGCTCTTCCCTTGGAACTGTGTTTACTCTTCCTGTTTTATGTGCCTCCCTTCCAGAAGTTCTCCAGCTTATTCGCAAAGAATCTTGGGAGGTCTACGTCACGAGCCCCAGAGCTAAGAAGCTATATTTTGAAGAAACTTTCCTTGCTCCCACAGCAATAGTCTTTGGTTCAGAAAAAGACGGCCTCATGCAGCCCTGGTTTCACGAAAGATTTAAAGAAATCACTTTGCCTATGCGAGGAAAAGCAGATTCTTTAAATCTATCTACTTCAGTGGCTGCAATAGCTTATGAAGTGCTTCGGCAGCGCATGGTTTCTATGTAG
- a CDS encoding YtxH domain-containing protein: MFGNPYRKPKKVKRKHFSWLRGVLFGGILATLLTSLFTPNSGSQLRKKLTKFKNSGTKKGKTLIKNSKQHTEAFAKQTKQLAKNIAREIKEFAQSMIDESRE; this comes from the coding sequence ATGTTTGGAAATCCTTATCGCAAACCTAAAAAAGTGAAGCGAAAGCATTTTTCCTGGTTACGGGGTGTGCTCTTTGGGGGGATCCTTGCTACGCTACTTACTAGTCTGTTTACGCCAAACAGCGGCTCGCAGCTAAGGAAAAAGCTCACAAAATTTAAAAACTCAGGAACAAAGAAAGGCAAAACTTTAATTAAAAATTCGAAGCAGCACACCGAAGCTTTTGCAAAACAAACAAAACAGCTTGCAAAAAACATCGCAAGAGAAATCAAAGAGTTTGCCCAATCTATGATTGACGAAAGCAGAGAGTAA
- a CDS encoding TraR/DksA family transcriptional regulator — translation MPLSEDEIEQFKQRLLEMRAKLSHTLEGNAQEVKKPNEATGYSQHQADQGTDTFDRTISLEVTTKEYELLRQINRALEKIEETSYGICDVSGEEIPICRLMAIPYATMTVKAQEQFEKGLLSES, via the coding sequence ATGCCCCTATCAGAAGATGAGATAGAACAATTTAAGCAAAGACTTTTAGAAATGCGAGCTAAGCTGTCCCATACTTTAGAAGGCAATGCTCAAGAAGTTAAAAAACCAAATGAAGCTACAGGCTATTCTCAACATCAAGCAGATCAAGGTACCGATACATTTGACCGTACGATTAGCCTTGAAGTCACAACGAAAGAGTATGAACTTCTCCGACAAATTAATCGTGCTTTAGAAAAAATCGAAGAAACCTCCTACGGCATCTGTGACGTAAGCGGAGAAGAAATTCCTATTTGTAGACTTATGGCAATCCCATATGCTACAATGACTGTCAAAGCTCAGGAACAATTTGAAAAAGGTCTTCTTTCTGAGAGTTAG
- a CDS encoding Pmp family polymorphic membrane protein autotransporter adhesin, with protein sequence MKFSLFLFPFLLSGTSYLLAEDELLIPLTRKHSGENPQVFTFVSSSKNKTTYAILNSFTLCDFPGSQILKPGGGFRNLCGDLFFLGATPFSSLSFKNLHLSAIGSGVFSEASASFENLRTLLFTNTSSYGGAISAKGDITFKKNHSIEFLNNRSLGSGGAILLSGPRQQTLTFQEQQGGIVFTQNTAISVAGNSDSGNGGAICSTHPGSKVLFQGNREILFQQNSGTLGGAINVDLGSLKFLNNLCPVSFLDNHAQSGGAIHATTCCFLSQKGPITFEGNRSEKSGGAICSQNLLFEDNDRVLFNSNSSLTGGAISALTCSLIAKGNITFMNNTSKTSGGGAIYLSGTAPSLFLHAKEGDIIFSHNIMTTDTKNSSTQQRNAIYIKNAPASQEFLASKGQRILFYDPILSTTLSTKSLVFNKPKDTTTYTGSIVFSGANLSEEEKKNNANKTSILNQPLGLYDGTLSLEGEATLIVMNFSQYGGVLALGPGTLLSTKSSDQPGFLQISRLGFNLENTSSTLPEKIRTTGDAKILLSGNPEIYDPHGLFYENHEKASSQYTLSIIISSGKEITLLDAPLPPLHSLAPKTSQPLNFSDREYSGYGYQGCWKFSWSEKDTKKQKTLMASWIPTGEYILDPQRKGILVPTTLWSTFSGLHAARNALLDSYHNNSSVLPIKYLSIFASPISSIMEQDSSSSLQGFSVKYGGHSLGFRLPYSPNTMFCGEVFPAIWTNLLKKLSG encoded by the coding sequence ATGAAATTCTCTCTTTTTCTCTTTCCCTTTCTTCTCTCTGGGACTTCTTACCTTCTCGCTGAAGATGAACTCCTGATTCCTCTTACACGAAAGCATTCCGGAGAAAACCCTCAGGTGTTCACCTTTGTGAGCTCCTCTAAAAATAAAACTACCTACGCGATCCTTAACAGCTTCACTCTCTGTGATTTTCCAGGAAGCCAAATCCTAAAACCAGGAGGGGGATTCCGGAATCTTTGTGGGGACCTCTTCTTTTTAGGGGCAACACCATTTTCCTCTTTAAGCTTCAAAAACCTCCATCTAAGCGCTATAGGATCTGGGGTCTTTTCAGAAGCGTCTGCCTCCTTTGAGAATCTCCGCACACTTCTTTTCACTAATACCTCTAGCTATGGAGGGGCTATCTCAGCAAAAGGAGACATCACCTTCAAAAAAAATCACTCTATAGAGTTTCTTAACAACCGCAGTTTGGGATCGGGAGGAGCGATTCTCCTTTCAGGACCTCGGCAACAAACCCTAACCTTTCAAGAACAACAAGGAGGGATTGTCTTTACCCAAAACACTGCTATCTCCGTTGCTGGCAACTCAGATTCTGGAAATGGCGGGGCGATTTGCAGTACCCATCCGGGATCTAAGGTTTTATTCCAAGGCAACAGAGAGATCCTCTTTCAACAAAACTCTGGAACACTTGGAGGAGCAATCAATGTCGACTTAGGCTCCCTAAAATTTCTGAACAACCTCTGCCCTGTGAGTTTCCTAGATAACCACGCACAATCGGGAGGGGCAATTCATGCTACAACATGCTGCTTTCTTTCCCAGAAAGGTCCGATCACCTTTGAAGGCAACCGCTCCGAGAAATCCGGCGGGGCGATCTGCTCTCAAAACCTTCTCTTTGAAGACAATGATCGCGTGCTCTTTAATAGCAATTCCTCCCTAACCGGAGGGGCCATCTCTGCTCTCACCTGCTCGCTAATTGCTAAAGGGAACATAACCTTTATGAATAACACTTCAAAAACCTCTGGGGGAGGTGCTATTTACCTTTCTGGAACTGCGCCGAGTCTATTCCTGCATGCTAAAGAGGGAGATATTATTTTTTCCCACAACATCATGACAACGGACACCAAAAACTCCTCTACCCAACAACGTAATGCAATTTACATTAAAAATGCTCCTGCTTCCCAGGAGTTCCTAGCAAGCAAAGGGCAAAGAATCCTCTTTTACGATCCTATTTTATCTACAACACTTAGTACAAAATCTCTAGTGTTCAATAAGCCTAAAGATACGACCACCTATACTGGAAGCATCGTTTTCTCTGGGGCGAACCTCAGTGAGGAAGAAAAGAAAAATAATGCCAATAAAACCTCTATCCTGAATCAGCCTTTGGGACTCTATGATGGAACATTATCGTTGGAAGGAGAAGCGACTCTTATCGTAATGAACTTCTCACAATATGGAGGTGTTCTCGCTTTAGGGCCAGGGACTTTGCTTTCTACAAAAAGCTCTGATCAACCAGGGTTTCTCCAAATCTCCCGGCTAGGGTTTAACCTGGAAAATACCTCTTCTACACTCCCAGAGAAAATCCGCACTACAGGGGATGCAAAGATTCTACTCTCAGGAAACCCAGAGATTTATGATCCCCATGGGCTCTTTTACGAGAATCATGAGAAAGCCTCTTCTCAATACACCCTCTCCATCATCATAAGCTCAGGAAAAGAAATCACCCTACTAGATGCTCCTCTACCGCCACTACACAGCCTCGCTCCGAAAACCTCTCAGCCTCTGAATTTTTCAGATCGTGAATACTCAGGATACGGCTATCAAGGCTGCTGGAAGTTTTCCTGGTCTGAAAAAGATACGAAAAAACAAAAAACCCTAATGGCATCATGGATTCCTACAGGAGAGTACATCCTCGATCCCCAAAGGAAAGGGATCTTAGTTCCCACAACATTGTGGTCTACATTTTCTGGACTACATGCAGCAAGAAATGCCCTTCTTGATTCCTACCATAATAATAGCTCGGTCCTTCCGATCAAATATCTTTCGATCTTTGCTAGCCCTATATCCAGCATTATGGAGCAGGATTCCTCCAGCTCCCTACAAGGATTTTCCGTAAAGTATGGAGGACATAGTTTAGGCTTTAGGCTGCCCTATTCTCCAAATACTATGTTCTGTGGGGAAGTTTTCCCAGCTATATGGACAAACCTCCTTAAAAAACTCT
- a CDS encoding class I SAM-dependent methyltransferase → MDYVMLDSGDGQKLEKFGPVVLSRPSSIAIWPKKFPKLWSQAAARFSREGEGGEWQIRKNLPQEWEILLQGVRCCLKTTPFGHLGVFPEHAGFWPQLRRAIETTPECRVLNLFAYTGITSIFAAKCGAMVTHVDASKAVVRWAQKNTELNHLPEKRIFWVIEDVMAFLQREIRRGKEYHILVLDPPSYGRGPGGEVFKIDKDFFKLLSLCSQLLSSSSRLVVISSHTPGHTPEFLKCLAQRGLPKLAPSQWFCGESFCGEGSNALPSGSCAIWSS, encoded by the coding sequence ATGGATTATGTTATGCTCGATAGTGGAGATGGGCAAAAACTAGAGAAATTTGGCCCCGTGGTACTATCTCGCCCCTCCAGTATAGCGATTTGGCCTAAGAAGTTTCCTAAGCTATGGTCTCAGGCAGCAGCGAGATTTTCCCGAGAGGGAGAGGGAGGAGAGTGGCAAATAAGAAAGAATCTCCCTCAGGAATGGGAGATTCTTTTGCAAGGAGTGCGTTGTTGTTTGAAAACGACTCCTTTTGGGCATCTTGGGGTTTTCCCTGAACATGCCGGATTTTGGCCACAACTTCGCCGTGCTATAGAGACCACTCCAGAATGTCGTGTGTTAAATCTATTTGCTTATACGGGCATTACCTCAATTTTTGCTGCAAAATGCGGAGCAATGGTCACTCATGTGGATGCATCCAAAGCTGTAGTAAGATGGGCACAGAAAAATACCGAACTAAATCATTTGCCTGAGAAGAGGATCTTTTGGGTGATTGAGGATGTCATGGCCTTCTTACAAAGGGAGATTCGCCGAGGGAAGGAATATCATATCCTTGTCCTAGATCCCCCTAGCTACGGTCGAGGCCCAGGTGGAGAGGTTTTTAAAATCGATAAGGATTTCTTTAAGTTATTATCTTTATGTTCTCAGCTGCTCTCTTCCTCTTCGCGTTTGGTGGTGATCTCTTCACACACCCCGGGCCATACCCCAGAATTTTTAAAGTGCTTAGCGCAACGGGGGCTGCCAAAGCTTGCCCCTTCGCAGTGGTTTTGTGGGGAAAGTTTTTGCGGAGAAGGAAGTAATGCCTTGCCTTCAGGGAGTTGTGCTATATGGAGTTCTTAG
- a CDS encoding riboflavin synthase: MFSGIIQEVGTICFLQPQEGHVVLGIQGTLKFLDRVIEGGSVAVDGVCLTMTRKERSIMFFDVIPETLACTTLQKCCLGDRVNLENALRFGDPVGGHMVSGHVCGTGEIISIRGNRYEFQVSAYLAPYLFDKGFIAIDGISLTLASVKETEFSVGVIPETLQRTSLGYKSVNSLVNIEVDMSTKVQVDTLQRLAVCR; the protein is encoded by the coding sequence ATGTTTTCCGGGATCATTCAAGAAGTTGGCACAATTTGTTTTTTACAACCTCAGGAGGGGCATGTTGTTTTGGGAATCCAAGGCACTCTAAAATTTCTTGATAGGGTAATAGAAGGTGGTAGCGTAGCTGTAGACGGGGTTTGTCTAACAATGACACGAAAAGAACGCTCCATAATGTTTTTCGATGTGATTCCAGAAACACTAGCTTGCACAACGCTTCAAAAATGCTGCCTAGGGGATAGGGTGAATTTAGAAAATGCCCTAAGGTTCGGGGATCCCGTTGGAGGGCATATGGTCTCAGGACATGTGTGCGGTACGGGGGAAATTATATCTATTCGAGGAAATCGTTATGAGTTTCAGGTTTCTGCCTATCTTGCCCCTTACTTATTTGACAAGGGGTTTATTGCTATTGATGGCATTAGTTTAACATTAGCTTCAGTTAAGGAAACAGAGTTTTCTGTAGGGGTGATCCCAGAAACGCTGCAGAGAACGAGTTTGGGTTATAAAAGTGTGAACAGCCTGGTAAATATTGAAGTGGATATGTCTACAAAGGTCCAGGTAGACACGTTACAACGTCTAGCAGTATGTAGGTAG
- the lpxK gene encoding tetraacyldisaccharide 4'-kinase: MRERIPSPFFMLYRRMVLSISLGQFLGKGLVGKVLSKSFSLLVSLRHRYFRPTPFRSRATVVSVGNIVLGGAGKTPVVLWLAEQLQSRGYSCAVLSRGYKSICSRKRKLTVVDIRKHSAAYVGDEPLLMAEKLPPRSVWVHKDRRVAAAQAEKQFDILLLDDGLQYRKLHKDMEIAVVNGQDPLGAGEFFPRGRLRDFPERLQKVDAIIVNGNCSSEHQELLSGFPASQVLVKPTIASVEWIHKGESIANLGLCGLPVGVFCGLGFPQGFLQMLRDAGVKILGTYILPDHARITKKELYYFCQKMVLRQGQGILCTEKDSVKLCDVSCEKDLLPIGKVRMSLEVENSQACSLLDTIDQIHKNRGNE; the protein is encoded by the coding sequence ATGAGAGAGCGAATTCCTTCGCCCTTTTTTATGTTGTATCGTCGTATGGTTCTTTCCATAAGTTTAGGACAGTTCTTAGGGAAGGGACTTGTCGGAAAGGTTTTGTCCAAGAGTTTCTCCTTGCTAGTTTCCCTTAGACACAGATATTTTCGCCCCACCCCTTTCCGTTCTCGAGCGACTGTTGTTAGCGTTGGAAATATTGTTCTTGGGGGTGCTGGGAAAACCCCTGTAGTTTTATGGCTAGCGGAGCAGCTGCAATCTCGAGGGTATTCCTGTGCGGTATTGTCACGAGGATATAAGAGTATTTGTAGTAGAAAAAGGAAACTCACCGTTGTGGATATTCGTAAACATTCTGCAGCGTATGTTGGAGATGAGCCCTTGCTAATGGCTGAGAAGCTTCCTCCAAGGTCTGTTTGGGTTCATAAGGACCGTAGGGTAGCTGCAGCTCAAGCTGAGAAGCAGTTCGATATTCTTTTGCTGGATGACGGCCTTCAGTACCGCAAATTGCATAAGGATATGGAGATTGCTGTAGTGAATGGTCAGGATCCTTTAGGGGCAGGGGAGTTTTTCCCAAGGGGGAGATTACGAGATTTTCCAGAGCGTTTGCAAAAGGTGGATGCAATTATTGTGAATGGGAATTGTTCTTCAGAGCATCAAGAGCTTTTAAGTGGGTTTCCCGCTTCACAGGTATTAGTGAAGCCTACAATTGCTTCAGTTGAGTGGATTCATAAAGGGGAGAGCATTGCAAATTTAGGGCTTTGCGGCTTACCTGTGGGGGTGTTTTGTGGTTTAGGTTTTCCTCAGGGGTTTTTGCAGATGCTAAGGGATGCTGGAGTAAAGATCTTAGGGACCTATATTCTTCCAGATCACGCAAGAATTACAAAAAAAGAATTATATTACTTTTGTCAGAAAATGGTGTTGCGCCAGGGACAAGGGATCTTATGTACGGAAAAAGATAGTGTGAAGTTGTGTGACGTATCTTGTGAAAAGGATTTGTTGCCAATTGGTAAAGTACGTATGAGCTTAGAAGTCGAAAATAGCCAAGCTTGTTCTCTCTTAGACACCATTGATCAAATACACAAAAATAGGGGTAACGAATGA
- a CDS encoding dicarboxylate/amino acid:cation symporter — translation MKLWMKIFIGLFVGVALGLVLEDKAIFFKPIGDIFLNLLSMVVYPLVFCSMVLGIASISDLKKLGRIGLKSVGLYLGTTAIAIVIGLGFAEIFHPGQGCDLSHTLAEQPSMQTPARSASYFLSLVAQIFPSNPVRSFVEGNILQIIIFAIFLGIALRISGEKGRPVEKFIDGFSEIMLCMVNMIMAFAPYGVGASIAWISGSHGLVILWQLSKFIIAYYLACIFHALLVFGGLVRFGCKMSFWKFLSSMMDAISCAVSTASSSATLPVTMRCVSKNLGVSAEVSGFVLPLGATVNMNGTAIFQGMAAVFIAQAYNCPLSLSSLVLLVVTATFSAVGSAGVPGGGMITLGSVLVSVGLPIQGIAVLAGIDRLRDIIGTPMNILGDAVVATYVASMEGEKLHTEEYSVARETTESV, via the coding sequence ATGAAACTATGGATGAAAATCTTTATAGGATTGTTTGTCGGGGTTGCCTTAGGTTTAGTTTTAGAAGATAAAGCAATCTTTTTTAAACCCATTGGGGACATTTTTTTAAATTTATTGAGCATGGTGGTGTACCCACTAGTTTTCTGCTCAATGGTTTTAGGCATTGCTTCAATCAGTGATTTAAAAAAACTCGGTCGTATTGGATTGAAAAGTGTCGGTCTATATTTAGGAACGACAGCAATTGCCATTGTGATTGGGCTTGGTTTTGCTGAGATATTTCACCCCGGACAAGGATGTGATCTTTCCCACACGCTCGCGGAACAACCTTCTATGCAGACTCCAGCAAGGAGTGCTTCATATTTTTTATCTTTAGTCGCTCAGATATTTCCTTCTAATCCTGTACGCTCTTTTGTTGAAGGGAATATCTTGCAAATCATCATTTTTGCGATTTTTTTAGGGATTGCCTTAAGGATTTCTGGAGAGAAAGGACGTCCAGTAGAGAAGTTTATTGATGGGTTTTCTGAGATTATGTTGTGCATGGTTAATATGATCATGGCGTTTGCTCCCTACGGTGTGGGAGCGAGCATCGCATGGATTTCCGGAAGTCATGGGTTGGTGATTCTATGGCAGCTGAGCAAATTTATCATTGCCTACTACCTCGCTTGCATTTTCCATGCCCTTTTAGTTTTTGGGGGACTTGTGCGTTTCGGCTGTAAGATGTCCTTTTGGAAGTTTCTCTCTTCTATGATGGATGCGATTTCCTGTGCCGTATCCACAGCGAGCAGCTCAGCAACACTCCCAGTCACCATGCGGTGTGTTTCAAAAAATCTTGGGGTTTCTGCAGAAGTCTCTGGCTTTGTTTTGCCCCTAGGCGCTACTGTGAATATGAACGGCACGGCAATTTTCCAAGGCATGGCAGCGGTTTTTATTGCTCAGGCATACAACTGTCCCTTATCGTTGAGCAGTTTGGTGCTGTTAGTCGTGACAGCAACATTTTCTGCTGTAGGTAGCGCAGGGGTGCCAGGAGGGGGAATGATTACCTTGGGCTCTGTATTGGTCTCTGTTGGCTTGCCTATTCAGGGGATCGCTGTATTGGCTGGGATTGACCGCTTAAGAGATATTATAGGCACCCCTATGAATATTTTAGGGGATGCTGTTGTTGCCACATATGTCGCTTCTATGGAAGGTGAGAAGCTGCATACCGAAGAGTATTCTGTGGCACGGGAGACAACTGAATCTGTATAA
- the nrdR gene encoding transcriptional regulator NrdR yields MQCPFCNHGELRVIDSRNATEANAIKRRRECLKCCQRFTTFETVELTLQVLKRDGRYESFQETKLINGLKAASSHTRIGQDQVHAIASNVKTELLGKQNREISTKEIGELVMKYLKKADMIAYIRFACVYRRFKDVGELMEVLLSATPDMEK; encoded by the coding sequence ATGCAGTGTCCTTTTTGCAATCATGGGGAATTAAGAGTTATAGATTCTAGAAATGCTACCGAAGCAAACGCAATAAAGCGTCGTCGTGAATGTCTGAAGTGTTGTCAACGCTTTACTACCTTCGAAACAGTAGAGCTCACTCTTCAAGTATTAAAGAGGGACGGGCGCTATGAAAGCTTTCAAGAAACTAAATTAATTAATGGATTAAAAGCTGCTTCTAGTCATACTCGTATAGGCCAGGATCAGGTTCATGCGATTGCATCTAATGTAAAAACAGAATTGTTAGGGAAACAAAATAGGGAAATCTCTACCAAAGAAATTGGCGAACTAGTAATGAAATATCTTAAAAAGGCTGACATGATTGCTTATATCAGATTCGCTTGCGTTTACCGTAGGTTTAAAGACGTCGGTGAATTGATGGAAGTCCTATTGTCCGCAACTCCCGATATGGAAAAATAG